Below is a genomic region from Anoplopoma fimbria isolate UVic2021 breed Golden Eagle Sablefish chromosome 20, Afim_UVic_2022, whole genome shotgun sequence.
AACTGGGCGTCTGGTATTTGCCTGTTACATGTAGGGGCTAGCAATATACTATAGAGTTGTTTAGTGTACGATCCAGGGCTCTTGAAGTCTCACCAATTTAGAGAATAAACATTTAGTATATCTGCATCTGCTGCATCATTTTGGACCATCTTTGATTGAATCTGTCCCCAACAGCCCCCCAATTTATTGGAagtacaataataaaatgttgtggGAAATCATCTGTGATAGCAGGTTTTCTCTCAGCCACAGATTGTGTCCTTGTCTGACGTCCATTCCCATGCATTTGGGATTTACCAGTCATCGTTTTTACAATGTACACCCTAGTAATAACATCTTGTATCAGTTATTCTCCCGTGTTGGTGGTTTTTAACCAATTGTAGCAAGTTGACCCAAATAGATGTTGCTATGAAATCATCTACTTACAAAGCCAGCCAGCTACAATtgcgttttattttttaaaggtattaatatatatatatatatatatatatatatatatatgtatatatatatatatatatatatatatatatatatatatgtatgtatatatatatatatatgtatgtatatatatatatatgtatatatatataatgtatatgtgtatgtatatatatatatatatatatatatatatatatgtatatatgtatatgtatatatgtatgtatatgtatatatatatgtatgtatatatatatatatgtatatgtatatatatatatatatatatgtatgtatatatatatatatatatatatatatatgtatatatgtatatatatatatgtatgtatatatatatatatatatatatatatatatatatatatatatatatatgtatatatatatgtatgtatatgtatgtatatatgtatatatatgtatatatatatatatatatgtatgtatatatatatatatatatatataaatatatatatatatatatatatatatatatatatatatatgtatgtatatatatatatgtatgtatatatatatatatatatgtgtatatacgtGTGGTATATACGTGTGGTATGAAGCAGCTGAAATGAGCAACAGAAAAGTctgaatgcaaaacaaaaagatgccCTGAGATGAAGCTTAGCAATGTCAGTGTTGTCCTCAAGTAGCTCCTCGTCCTGCCCTGACGGGTCACGTAAGGACACCTTGGCAGACAGCCGGGTGGGAAACTAACGAGTCCACGTTCACACGTCGTCAACACGTTCAAACCCGCGCTTCTGCGTGGCTCAATCTACTGAACAGTCGATGTGTCGTGAaggtaaaataacaataaataataatgtatattgtTGCCAGGTTTCTTGAATTGTTGGAGCACCGAGAGTCGCCGGGGAATGACGTCAGGACGTATCATATTGAACGATGACGCCGttagatcattaaaaaaaaaaaaaaaaaaaaaaaaaaaaaaaaaaaatcagccgTTAAAGAATATCTGAGAATCAGGTCAGCGCGCTAACACGGCGCGACGGCCGAGAGAGGAACCGCCGAGCCCGGGCTTATGTAACGCTAACAAAGACGCGGAGAACCTGCTCCGGAGAGCGGGCAGATGTCCGGTGTGAACGGCATCAGCGCACGGAGCCGCTAGACCGGTCCGTCCGTCGGGCTGCCTCCGCTGGGTTTAGGAGACCCgcaacccccctccctccaaaaaaaaaaaaaacccgtaAACGCTAGCTAGCTACGTTACCCGGTCCCGGCCAGGCTGAGGCTGGACACCGACAGACACCGACAGGCTGGACCCGGAGGTCTCGGGAGCGACGCGGCGCACGTTTCTCTCGTCCCGGTAAGTTGTTCACCGCCAGACACCAGCGCTGCCCCGGCTAACCCGGGCTAGTTGGCCCGCCTCGCACACACGACGGACACCGTGCAGATGTGCTCTTCATTTAGTCACCTCACTGTAATGACCGCCCGTCGGCTAGCTGGCACCTTCACATGGTTATTGACGTGTTGGCTGTGAATCCAAACAGTTAAGGTGGTTGTTAACACTGAGACCTCCGGCAGGAAACCACGAACCCCACGCCTGTTGTTGGGGGTGTCTTGAGCacttaaatcaaacatttacaatTACAAGGCACTGTGTGACGTGAGTTGGAGAGTCTAACCCATGTCCTGGTGTTGCTTGAATTAATCAGTGGTGTAAATTGGGCCCTGCTACTGATGGAGTACCAATAAACTGACTTTTGGTGGGTTTACCCTGTGATACCGTCCTACATATTAAATGTAAGTTTGGGTGACAAGTCAGTACTTTAGTTAATGTCCTGTATGTGGAAAACATGTCTTTAAATAGGCTGCAACAAATGATAATAACTGATGCATACCATGTGGAAATTGACTGTGAAAAATCTACATCACAATGTCCCAGAGCCGAAGGACACATTCAAATTGCTTGTTGTGTCAGTGCAGATATTCAGTTGTTTTCCAATGTACAATTTTAGCTTAAAAGTGCTTCCTTTGTCTAAGTGAGTCATGTTTCCTAAAGTCAAACTATTTCTACAGATAGGAAGCACAAAAGGTAAACTAGTCCCCACAGTTGTGAAGCTGCTTTTATACGACGTATAACACGACAGGAGCTTTGTCAGGCCAATCGTCAAAAGTAGAGTACATGAGAATTTGCTATCTATGAAAGAAGTATCtgagaataaaacattcaaacatttagtGCAATTAACTCTTTCTGTCACAAATATTGTTTATGACATTTGcatatatgttttgtttcccCCACCAGAAATACATAACTCAAGGACTCTAGCATGTGAACACAACAACCTAAGACATGTGAGCCACTACACTTCGTTCCCACATCTTATTTACCCTAAGTAGAAGTAAACAAAGTGTTGTTTGACAATGTCAAGCCGCCGGAAATCCACCACACCTTGCATGGTGCTGCCCTCTGAGGTGGTGGAGGAAAAAACCGAAATGACAAACGaggaagaggcagaggaggaggaggaggagggaaaggttaaagagggagcagaggaggggCCGACTGAAGAGGAGCTGGGTCGGGCAGTAGTTGTTGTGCCCACCCCTCCAGATACAGGTAAGATTCTTTCTGGCCTATTGTCTTGTGTGTAGACAACAATGTCACTTTGTTAACTTGACATATACATACACTATGTCaatgaatgtattattataatcataGATGAGCCCAGTGTCTCCACTGTAGAAGACAGGGAAGTCCTTGCTCCCTCACTGAAGCGCAGCGCCACAAACCCTCCTGAGGATCTGAGCAGCGACCAGCCGATCCAGGAACAACAGTGTGACACACCCGAAGAGGGAGGCGCAGACCCTGCAGCGATTGCGGCCATTTCCCTCAGCAAGACCCCTATTATGAGGATGAAGACCAAATCTGAACCCAAAAGAATCGCTGTTTCCCTGAAATCAACAGACGAGGCGGTTGAGGGTTTTGGAAGGGGTGGCGAGGGAGAGGTAGAGGGCGATCAAGAGCCCATCGAAGCTCCTCTGGGGCCGATGACGCCTGTGGAGATGCTGCTGCACGACTCCATGAAGCTCGGGGGAGGCGGCTTGCTGGTCAGCCCGTACTCAGAGCATCAGAGGAAAGCAGCCACTTTAAACCCCACAGTTCTGCCTCCTGGCCTTGCACAGGTAGAAAGTCTTGATTATACAAGAGTTTACAAGACTCATTGCAGCAGCATGTGTGTAAGAATACTCCATTACCCCCATTACATTATCTGTAAAgattaataagataagataagataatcctttattagtcccgcagcggggaaatttgcaggcttacagcagcatagggtaaagtgcacatgagacatagtaaaagaaagacaagataatttttattttttttaaatgcatgttttcagTCTAAGCAGTAGCCTGTACACTTAAATACGACTGCTAGGCGGTGAGTGATGGCtggctaaaatgttaaatatcctAAACAGAGAGATTACAGGGAAACTTCAGCTACAGAACACCCATTGTCTTGTACTGAGACCCTTTGGTCACTATGTAGCATTAACATTCCAGACttttcttcctgtcttcctTTATTTCAGGTGCTTTCTGCTTTCCAGGCCCAGCagagtgcagcagcagctcagcctCAGCTGCTGATTCCCCTCAGCAGCATACCATCCTACAGTGCAGCTATGGACACCAACCCCCTGCTGGGCAACACATACAAGAAGTTTCCTTACCCCTCCACGGCCGAGATCATCAGCCTGGCAGCACAGACACAGTTCACAGAGGAGCAGATCAAGGTAGATGAAAGCTGCTGATGTTTCGGCTGACAAGTGATGTTGTGTTCACCCCTGTCTGTTTCAATAAGCTACAAATAGAAGCTCCTTACACTGTATATGTATTTAGTTAAAAGTCACCTCAATCTTGATTTAGAATTTAAGTCTACTTAATCTGGCCTTTTTCACTTAATTTGTAAATCTTGCAGTCAAATGTACTTGATCTACACCCAGGTGTGGTTCTCAGCCCAGCGGCTAAAGCACGGTGTGAGCTGGACTCCTGAAGAAGTTGAGGAGGCCAGGAGGAAACAGTTTAATGGCACGGTGCACACTGTGCCTCAGACCATCACTGTCATACCTGCTCATCAACTCTCAGCAGCTGCAAATGGCCTGCAGTCCATTCTTCAGACCTGCCAGATAGTGGGCCAGCCCGGCCTGGTGTTCACACAGGTAGgtaaggaaagaaaacaagccATATCTAACAGGACTCGGCTTTGACCTACCTTGCCTTGAACCCAGTATACTTAAGACTGGTATGACTCTGACATGCTTAAAGTTAAATTGACTGCTTTGGTTTTGTtagattttgtttcattttacacGTCTCAATTTAAAGTCAGCCTGGCTGGGCATGAATTTGATTTAACTTGAAACAATGTGATTGTTGATACATTTGATTGGACATGACTTTGACTTTTCCTACTTGCTGTATGTCTGTCACCTTTCCTAAAATATATTGAACCAATTTAAACAGGCAGTAATGCCGTAAGAGTAAAGCCATAATAGATCACATTTGGAGGATGTACTGCTGTCTCTTGTAATCAATGATGTCAAAACAGGTGTGTTCCATGAGCTgtcaaagtaaacatttttgttttggttgcgTTTGCTTTgcttaaattaatgtttttatgaatatgaTGTGGAAAGTTGCCGATATATTTTTTGGACCGTTTTctctaatttaatttgaatgatCTTGCAGTAAGGCTGGCCAATAGAAatactatactgtatatagttaACTCAGACAAAGATTTTACAAtttagaggagagaggaaacgtaAGTGCAGTAAGACAATTGCATGAATTTATTATAACCAAAAACAGTTCGAAGGTCCTTCCATACAGATACTGTAAGTGTTGTACATAATGCCTACGGTCACTTTACACTACAACTATGTTCCTGTCTGGCTATCCGTCTCATCCTCACTTTCTCCTTGTCTGACTTTGTGTAGGTCGGCCCAGGGGGTCACCTTCCAGTGACCAGTCCCATCACGCTGACAGTGGCAGGGATGCCCAGCCAGTCCCAGAGCTCCAGCAGAGTTTCCTGCCAGCCTACCCCAACAAACAGTGAGCTGAAACGGGCTACCACAATccagcctccctctctctctccacaggtAGGGACAGCACTGCTTGCTGCCTTTCAGGCAAATACTATGTTGCTCTTATGCTCTCAATTGCTGTCAACAAGCAAGTTTTAGTCAAAATTAGAACATTGTGTCTCTTTCAGTTGTATGTAATGTGTGTCTGAACTCAAAAAAAGATGCAgccattttttctttctactagCAGGTATTTGGTACCTCTGTATGGAAAATTACATCGTATCCCATGAAACCCATATTTAATATAGAAATCTCCCCTCCCCTTTCTAAGGAGAACTCGGCCCTCAGCGCTGACACATTTAGTTTGCGTCCCAAGAAGTCCAAAGAGCAGCTGGCAGAGCTGAAAGCCAGCTACCTGAAAAACCACTTTGTCACTGATGCAGAAATTTCCCGGCTTATGAAGGTCACCAACCTCACAAAGGGAGAGATCAAGAAATGGTTCAGTGACACCAGGTACAACCAGCGAAACTCCAAGAACAGCCATGTCATTGTTTTCCATGACGGAGGGGGCAGAGGAGTGGGCAGCTGTGGTAACAATTCTAGCACCACCATCATTATTGACTCAAGTGATGAGACACCTACATCTCCCCATCCTCCACGCACTCCTCCTGTAAAGGAGATGCGGCCCAAAACATGGAATCCGTTCCCAGATTTTACTCTGCAGAAGTT
It encodes:
- the LOC129109688 gene encoding zinc fingers and homeoboxes protein 1-like isoform X2, yielding MSSRRKSTTPCMVLPSEVVEEKTEMTNEEEAEEEEEEGKVKEGAEEGPTEEELGRAVVVVPTPPDTDEPSVSTVEDREVLAPSLKRSATNPPEDLSSDQPIQEQQCDTPEEGGADPAAIAAISLSKTPIMRMKTKSEPKRIAVSLKSTDEAVEGFGRGGEGEVEGDQEPIEAPLGPMTPVEMLLHDSMKLGGGGLLVSPYSEHQRKAATLNPTVLPPGLAQVLSAFQAQQSAAAAQPQLLIPLSSIPSYSAAMDTNPLLGNTYKKFPYPSTAEIISLAAQTQFTEEQIKVWFSAQRLKHGVSWTPEEVEEARRKQFNGTVHTVPQTITVIPAHQLSAAANGLQSILQTCQIVGQPGLVFTQVGPGGHLPVTSPITLTVAGMPSQSQSSSRVSCQPTPTNSELKRATTIQPPSLSPQENSALSADTFSLRPKKSKEQLAELKASYLKNHFVTDAEISRLMKVTNLTKGEIKKWFSDTRYNQRNSKNSHVIVFHDGGGRGVGSCGNNSSTTIIIDSSDETPTSPHPPRTPPVKEMRPKTWNPFPDFTLQKFKEKTPEQLVVLEESFEKSSTPSDEELSRLRTETKLTRREIDAWFTERRKMPAVSTSSPDSSDGGKMEADSAKAGGAGDSSSSPSASSSRKGSQTPPGGRSRQLPTSSNKDMKDKSKKTPEQLHILKSAFVRTQWPTPEEYDQLAEESGLPRSYIVSWFGDSRYSWKNSNLKWFFQYQSGNAEGPNGGGGNKMGSSSSTGRKRRGRNRGWGRSRTRRQPRRSASSSADVERSPPAKKFKTGREILKEYYMKHRFLNEQDLDELVTKTNMSYEQVREWFAEVQRRLDTGLDPFQEAAAGRMDGGEAGEGGETQGEVAVANEEQTGTGVGDEEDDEVDEEDDGDDTDDSERCFGGGNKQLDSE
- the LOC129109688 gene encoding zinc fingers and homeoboxes protein 1-like isoform X1 — encoded protein: MSSRRKSTTPCMVLPSEVVEEKTEMTNEEEAEEEEEEGKVKEGAEEGPTEEELGRAVVVVPTPPDTDEPSVSTVEDREVLAPSLKRSATNPPEDLSSDQPIQEQQCDTPEEGGADPAAIAAISLSKTPIMRMKTKSEPKRIAVSLKSTDEAVEGFGRGGEGEVEGDQEPIEAPLGPMTPVEMLLHDSMKLGGGGLLVSPYSEHQRKAATLNPTVLPPGLAQVLSAFQAQQSAAAAQPQLLIPLSSIPSYSAAMDTNPLLGNTYKKFPYPSTAEIISLAAQTQFTEEQIKVWFSAQRLKHGVSWTPEEVEEARRKQFNGTVHTVPQTITVIPAHQLSAAANGLQSILQTCQIVGQPGLVFTQVGPGGHLPVTSPITLTVAGMPSQSQSSSRVSCQPTPTNSELKRATTIQPPSLSPQENSALSADTFSLRPKKSKEQLAELKASYLKNHFVTDAEISRLMKVTNLTKGEIKKWFSDTRYNQRNSKNSHVIVFHDGGGRGVGSCGNNSSTTIIIDSSDETPTSPHPPRTPPVKEMRPKTWNPFPDFTLQKFKEKTPEQLVVLEESFEKSSTPSDEELSRLRTETKLTRREIDAWFTERRKMPAVSTSSPDSSDGGKMEADSAKAGGAGDSSSSPSASSSRKGSQTPPGGRSRQLPTSSNKDMKDKSKKTPEQLHILKSAFVRTQWPTPEEYDQLAEESGLPRSYIVSWFGDSRYSWKNSNLKWFFQYQSGNAEGPNGGGGNKMGSSSSTGRKRRGRNRGWGRSRTRRQPRRSASSSADVERSPPAKKFKTGREILKEYYMKHRFLNEQDLDELVTKTNMSYEQVREWFAEVQRRLDTGLDPFQEAAAGRMDGGEAGEGGETQGEVAVANEEQTGTGVGDEEDDEVDEEDDGDDTDDSEVWEPSRSVRKSLSVSED